The genomic window CTTGTTAATTAACATACTGAATAACATTGAAATGTTCACGAGCTGATTGCCATACTTGTTGGTAACAAATCTCTCTTCATTTCACTTTACCTTTCTTTACATGGATACAAATATGATTTTAGCACCAAACAACTTTGCTTGTGATGGAAAAACAAAGCTAATGTACCAACCCTTTGTTTGAAGTTTCTGTTAGTCTTTGTGTGGTATTCTTTTGATCCTCTtgcaaatattttaatataagtAGCGTGATTTGTGATATCTATCTCAAGATGGTTTGCATTTTGTCACCATACTCTGTTATCTTATTGCCAGGAGGATAAAGGAAATAGTTGCACAGAATAAAGGGAATACTGTGCTTGAACTACAACAGAGGTCAATTGAATTCAACTCCATTATACAGAGGCATCAGTCTATAAAGTGGGTGACAGATTCTGCCATTGCTGTGGGTGCTTTCTCTAATATATTTGTTTCTGTAAGATAGATTAACCTTGAGGATGCTGTTGTATGAACAGATCATCTTTGCTTGAGCGGATGCCTGTGATAGATGAAGCTAGTTACTTGGCTAAGAGAGCTGCTTCCACACAAGCAACTATTTCATCAGATAAATTAGCTGCTGCAGCAACTCCTGGAAGCTCGCTTAAGCTTCCAAATGGTGTAGCAAAGCCACCACCGGCTCCTCTAGCTGATTTGCTTGATTTAAGTTCTGACGATGCTCCTGCGACTACTTCCGCCCCTACTACAGCACCTAATGATTTCCTACAGGATCTTTTGGGCATAGGCTTGACTGATTCATCTACAGCAGGTTTTGATCTTACTTTTTTGTTCATTCAGTACATATTTGGTTTGACAAGTGAAGCAAGTGATGCTCATATTCTCACATTTGATACTCATTTATGTCAGTAATATTTGTTTGATGAGGAAGCTTTCCTACATATTGTTCTGTTTTGGATGGTTTAGGACATGGCATTGAATCCTTAATCATACAGTTTGTGGTGTATAATGCTCACGGTTTTGTTTCTGGTTTATGTTAAGGTGGAGCTCCATCAGCAAGCACAGATATTCTGATGGATCTTCTATCAATTGGTTCTTCTCCAGTACAAAATGGCCCACCAACAGTATCAAACTTTAGCCTTCCTGGTCAAGGTAAAAGTTATCATGATGATAATATTTGCATGTTTTTCATATGTTGCTGATCCAAGCTTACTTATCTTAATACCATGCAGCTGAGACTAAAGTTGCACCTGTTACACCCCAAGTTGTGGATCTTCTTGATGGTTTGTCCTCAAGCACATCTCTTTCTGGTCAGATCCTACTGCCTTACTATTATCTAACATTATGGAGCACTGCAAATGATTATGATATTTACTGTTGCTATGCTTGCTTGCTCACCAGATGAGAATACAGCTTACCCGCCAATCACAGCTTTCCAGAGTGCAGCTTTGAAGATCACTTTCAATTTTAAGAAGCAGTCTGGAAAACCTCAGGAGACTACAATTCATGCTAGCTTTACAAATTTGACATCTAATACATTCACGGATTTCATCTTTCAGGCAGCTGTACCAAAGGTATTACCTTCAAACTGTTGTTTTGGGGTCACCTCTGATGCTCATATTAACTGGTCAGAAATGGAATTTTTAGTAAAAAAGTTAGGACTTAAGAACCAACTATTTATTTATCTGTTTTAATTTCTGTATAAAATTTGTATAACTATTACTTGGCTTGAAATACCAAAAACCATCTATTGAGGAGGTTATTTATttgcattttcctttttctgacAGTTTGAAACTCTGTGTACTGGccatttaatttttaaaagaatacTTTAATCTATATTTTCAAGCATCATTGTGATGGCTGATGGCCTGTTATGCACATCTGTATTCTTTTGGTTTCCTTTAATATTGTTATTAGAATATATAAAAAACGTTTGTAAATTTCAAGGGAGTGGGTGACATGATACTTTTAGTTGTTTTTGCTATTCACTTTAACCTTGAAATTCCATCATTCAGATGAGTTTGTAGTTTGCTTTAGTAGTTGTGAAACATACAAAATACTCGAGGCTTATATTTCATTTCTGCCGAATTTGGATTTCAGTTTATCCAGTTGCGTTTGGACCCCGCTAGCAGCAACACGCTTCCTGCCAGTGGAAATGATTCTGTTACACAAAGCCTCAGTGTCACAAATAACCAACATGGACAGGTAATAAAGGAGTTGTGCCCTGCAGAAACAAATTATGACCTATTTCTGGTTTCTTTGATTTAATAGTCTTCTTTAAAAGCTTGAAAGAGCATATGTAACCATAACGATTCAGTTTTAGCTCAGTAGTTAAGTTGGAATATTATAAGTCAAGAGTTAATCCATGTGCCAAGGTTACATGCTTTTGTCATAACTCCTACCTATATGCTGCCTTTTGCCTTTGTGCCATTGATATTTCGAGCTTAATTACATCTCAACTCTCCAAGTAAAAACTCCATTTCTGGAGATCTACCAATTACAGGTTCATCTTACACGTATCAAataattaggtttaaaatacAGTATTGCTATTAGGTGCACTGGCTGTATGCATGAGTAACAGAAGATGATGTGTGTTTTTACTGATTCGCACAACCACCATGAATAGCTGCCTATTATACCTGTCATGTTTCCATGCTTTTATTCAGTATGATCCGTAAGTATACATTGTTCGTTGCTGTTATATCTGGAATTAGTTGCGTCATCTATGCATATTTTAGTGCATCATACAATATCAGGCGAGCAGAATTAGGATTTTATGATCCATCACTAAAGCTTCCCGTAGTCAGTCCTACCATCCTCCACATAGACAACTATTTGGTGCACAAACAGTCCATCACTAAGGTTCAATATTCTTTCTAGACTTGTGATTCCTAATCTCCGTTTCTGAATTTTACCGCACAGAAACCCCTTGCGATGCGAATCCGGATAACTTACAAAGTGAACGGTGAGGACAGGCTGGAGCAAGGGCAAATCAACAATTTTCCTGCTGGATTGTAGTTTGACCTGTGTCTATAATGTTGTGATAGCTCTTCCAACTGCTGCAAGCAAAGgcgagtttttctttttacttttttctgCTCTTCCCCTTTTGCTTGCCTTCTAGTGAGTTATGTACACGACTTAGCTGGTTTTGGCCATTCATTCTTCCTTTCTATATTGTATAGTAGCCGGCAGCAATTAATGCTACATCTTCAGTTTTGGCAAAATGTATTCATATGGTGCTGTATATCACTTGAGGATAACTAAAATTTTCAGCCTCCCCCTCATTTCAGGCAGCAAAGGAATGTGTTGTATCATGATATTGTTCAAtgtaattatttgtttttttgggtTTACGTACCTGTTCCATGGTAAAACCCCACTGGCATATTTTGGACAActggacatttttttttggctggaaAGACTTTATAATCTGcacaaaaggaaaagaaaaccatCCAGAATTGGTTTATTGTTTTATCCGGTGGCAGATTATTTCATTACACAACTATCGGGCTGCAATTTCTTGATAAAATATCTGGAATGAGGACTCCCGTCATCTCTTCCCAGATGCAATGCAAGCCGAAATTGTGGAATGATAACCCTGTTAACTGTCACAGACAAACTCATCATGAATCGGAGGAGATGCTCGACAAAATATGACCTGGTAAAGCACTCGAGTCTCCTGGCCATCGAGGTACATCCTGTGAAAGCTGATCCCCTTATCCATGATTCATTCATCGGTGTCTCAGCATCAGCACCATCCCTGAATAGTTGCTTCCACTGCTCCAGTACTAATAGCAGGACTGTTCAGATTCCAGAAAGCCTCCTTTATTGTCATTTGACACCTTGCCTTGCCCCATGTTTTGCCTGATGGATGGGGTGCCCGTCTAGTGTGTGCATTAGTGTCTGTGTGTCTGTTCGGTCATCACCACTCACAAGTCAGTAGCAAGCAGCGCAGCACAAAATTTCAAACCTCCTTTGGAACGGAGGATCTTTGAAGGATTTTGCGGGATTTGAAATAATTACTGGcaaaatcctataaaaattaTGTTCCGAAGGGGACCTTGCCCTTTAATCCAAAACAGGTACTAGATAACGAGGTAGCTCGGCTTGTTTGAGTTCGTTATATGAGCCATGCTTGTTGACCCTGGCTGGCTTGTCTTGTTAACCCTGACGAGCTTAAAAACCTAGCTCGGCTCGTTAATAGTAAGTTCTATCTTGTTTATGTCAAcatttataattttaaatttgtctATTTATCGTATACTAACATATTGATGCCAGATACTTTAGATGTAACTTAAAATACTAGTAAGTATATAGTGATCTTTTATACTAGCGAGTTATTAAATGAGTCGCTTGTTTAGCTTACAAGAAAAATGAAAACTAGCTCTGCTGGACTCATTACGACTATGAGTTTGCGCCGACCCATTGTCATAAGCTTCGGCGtttttttccacccctagtCCAAAATATGCCCTCTCTTACCAAGATTGCCATGCTTTGCAAACACTCGTCGTTACAAGTTTTCAATGGAACCCGCCAAACTTTTTTCTCCCATTTTGGACCTGAGAGCGCACACGCCCTGAGCACTATCACAAGATTAGTACAGCTAATTAATGTTCATTTAATATCGGATAAAGACACATAACCACACTCACTCAGGAGCAGCTCTTCACATGCTGCAGTTTGCAGGCGATAAACCCTCCCTTGTACCGAAGTGAACGAGCACTAGTGCACGAGTACTTAGCCTGTGTCTATCGCTTTCGGCCGTTTCGAAACGCTCCCGTCCAAGCAATAAGACGAGACGTGGCTGAGATATAACACGATTATTTAATGTAAGTATCTTGCAGCTTTAATGCAGGCTTGAATCTTTGATCGATAGCAGATGCTGCCTTCAGTTTGGCGGATGCGTCCGCCCTACCTGTCCCGGAAGCCAATTTAATTACTCCCCCAAAGCCACATCATAAAGCACAGTTTTAGTTGATAATTCTTCGCCAACCTTTTGAAATTGTAGTCATTGGGTATAGGTTTTTTAGAAGTCAtttgctttttttattttcaatacaaGATTTGTTTGAAAGTGTTCTCCACTGGaactaagataaaaaaaattacttcagTTAATAAAGTTTCTGTAACtaacttgttctttttttatcactaacatgtactctctccgtttcacaatgtaagtcattctagcatttctcacattcaaaTTGATGTTAAtggaaacggaggaagtagtactgtagtactgtatttttttttcttgaggcCAACACTGGTAGGCTTAAACTGGCATGACTTGtgtgtttctttcctttttcctttctctctttgTCATCATCAACAGGAGATCctgaaaacaaaaattaataaCTACAAGATGACTCTAATGGTTGTTGCTTGGCAGGAAAACTGCGAAGAAAAATTAGTTTGATACAATCCTGAAATTCTGCAACAGCAGCTCAACTGCTCAAGTATTATAGAAAGGAAGCTTAAATTAAGCCTAAATGCTAAACTGTTTATTTTCAATCGTCAGAAAACAATCCTATGCGTCAATGCGTGTAAACTAACGATAGCTTGAGTTGTGGAGAACTTGCAAAGTACTTGAAGATAAAGCAAAGAGTAGTGTACAAGCAGTTGCTTGCTAAGACAACAAGAATCTACTATTAAAACAAGTACTTGTTCTTACTTAAATGTTTGATCAACTCTACCACATTGGCTGATTGGCCCACAGGCATTTCTTTCAGGGCAAAGTGCAGTTATTCCAGCGTTGCAAATGGTGGATATCCATAGCCCATAGGAAATAAACTAGTATTTTTGTTCATAAATTTAGCCTCTTTTGTTTAGTATTGCAACTACCAATACTAATTCTGCAGAGTAAGAAATCCTCTCTATGAAGCTATTTGTTCATCATGAACACACGAGGTGATGCAATCGAACAGCAAAAGTAGAATGGAACGAATTGGCTATGAACAGATTGATTAATACGGTGTTAAAAAGATGAGCAGAATTAGCTCTGAAAAAgttttgcaaattgcaaacaCACCATGGAAATCAGCATCAGGAAGCCCCGGGGCTTCTCCTCGGCCACGGCAGCCGGCCGTCCACCGCCGGCGAGTCGTCGGAGGCGAGCACCGGCAGCTTCCCCTTGCCTTGCCGCGGCCACTGCCAAATCTTGGACACCGAGAAGCTGTCGCCCTTGCTGCCGGCGCCGATCTTCttcccgtcggcggcggcggcggcgtcgttgcCGGCCGGGTTGGCGCCGGCGAGCCTTCTCAGCCTCGCCCTGCCATTGCCGTCGCCGTGCCTCCGGTGTACGGACACCTGCAAGCTCGCCTCGGCGAGGACGTACTGGTAGGAGCCCATGGAGAAGCACCGCCTGGCGtccaagctgctgctgctcgactCGCCTTCCTCTCGCGTGATAatgccaccgccgacgccgacgccggcggcggcggcggcggcgtcgtcgcggtCGTGGACGGGGCCGACCGCCCTGGAGAGGTTCTTGAACTTGCCGAGGCGGACGGGGAACACGGCGTCCTCCTGCTGCTTCCGGTCCTCCTCGTCGGCCATCTCGTCGAACGCGGCGTCGaacagcgcggcggcgtcggcgccgagcgcggcgcggcagaGCGGGCACGTGGAGTTGGAGAGCAGCCACGTGTCGATGCAGTCGATGTGGAACGCGTGGCCGCACACCGGCAGCAGCCGGagccggtcgtcgccggcgaactcGCACAGGCAGACCGCGCAGTCGAACGGCTCCTtggctccgccgcccgcgccgccgccgccgccgacgccgaccaccACCTCCCGGTACATGAACACCGGGAGCGCGTCGATGACGTCCTGGTCCAGCCCGGCGTCGTGCAGGTGGAacagctgctgcagctgccgTTGCAACGCCGACTCCTCCacaccctccgccgcctccgcgtcgccgccgccgccgccatctcgccCACGGCCGCGCCTGAGCAAGAATCTGACAAGAAGATGCAGCAACCCGGACACGAACAGCACCACAGCCAATATCACCAGGACGAACACCACCGCCGGGCTAATCCTCGCCGCACCGGAcaccgtcccgccgccgccgccgccgtcctggtTGCTCCTGATTACTCCGGCGACCATCATCTCCGGAGCAATGCGACTCTCATTTCGCGAGGCGAAGCACACAACGCCCTTTTGAGCTGACCTTCTTCgcttgatgatgctactagtaTTTCCTTTGGTTGTTTTGCAAGTTGCAAGTGCAAGAAGGATCCAAGCAAATTAGGTGTTTGAGAAAATGGCCAAAGCAAAGGGGGGTTGTGAGGTGTGACATGCCCATGTTTATATGCAACTGGGGGACACACAAGCAACAAACTGAACAAACCAAGAAAACCAGCAAAGGTGGCAGCTTTGGgagactgattttttttaataatggttAACAAAATAATACTTTCTCCTAATACTGGTCCAGATTCGTAATAGAATGTGTCCAATCGGGTATTACTTtgcgatggagggagtacaaacttTGGCTAACCATTTTCCTattgcaacatgtatgtataacATGGAAAAAATTGTAATGTATATCGTAaaagtattactccctcctcttcaaaatatttgttttgtgctaaGCCAAACATTCTTAATTTTGACTATAAttcttttttagaaatttaTACAACACATTAAACAACATGTTAAAAAGTAAGTATTTTGAAATGGAAAGAGTAGCATTTGGTGATATAAAATCTACCCATAAATTTTTCATGTGTCCAAtctaaatatttaaagagaTATTGATGCTTAACGCTTAATGTTTTGAGAAGATTGACATGATATGCACTAAAAGGACATGCATTTCTTGCAGAAGCAGAGATCAGAGAGAGTACATACATGTACATCTGTGCATGGGTTCCTGAACCTTTATGCAAGGTTGGTactgttttcttttctcccttctctGGGCAATAGATTTGGCTTTGGAATATATGTGGGGAGACACTGGTGATGCTGCAGTTAAGAGGCCATTTTCTTGCGCATCAACAGGTCAAGGTAGATTGCACACGGAACCATGGCCTATTGGGATATCTTGTGATTTTGCTTTCCATTTGGTCCCTCTTGTGATGTGaaacaaaagggaaaagaaagaacCAAGAGCGTGTCACTCTGAcgaaaaaaagttggaaattttcTGTAGATACTGTGGTTGTCAATACTGATCATAGTGGTCTATGTATGTGCAGTGTCATTGCTTGATGTGGCTGTCAACTTGCCGTTCGTTTTCACTGCAAATTGGAGGAGATATTTCTTTGTTATTCTTGTCATCTGAAACGCTGAAACCAACAGCGTTATCCAACCTAAAAAGTTCAGAGTTTGTGAGCCAGAGTTGTTGTGTTGTGCAGTGATGATTCAGTGCTTGATTGCTTGCTGATGCCCTCTCTCTTCAGGCTCAAAAGCTGCACTATAAAAAATGGTTCAcacagtggaggaggaggagacagcTGCATCAGTGCGTTTGCCACCTAGTTTATGGTTAGGGTTCAGTCCCATCCCATGTGGCTGATAAACCAACTTTGCAACTGAAAATTCATGGTCATAGACTGCTCAAGGAGGCAATGGAATTGATCCCCTCAAAATAATTTTGTCAGGTTATTATTGTATACACTTCAAATTCCTTTTGAGCTGGATAATTCATATGGCAATGTTGTCACCACCACAATTTCTCGACTGGTACCAAAAATGGGTTCACTGTCTGTCAACtagaaatattgaaaaaaatcgaGTTGAAATGGACAGATTTATTGTCATTTTAAGGTAATCACCTAAAACAAGGTGGCGGGCCTGAGAAGTGATGTGACTCACAAAACGATTTAGAGTGCACGAGTTTACAAAGAATTTCATAtgaaataactaaaaaaatagaaaagaaatcccACGTTTAAAACAGGCATCCCAATATGCTTTGTGCTTCTACTTCTGACATTTGCTATCACCATTTCAGTTAAGTCCATCAAACCATGGGCAGAGACGGCATAGGATAGGTAAGGATTAGAGTCACTCCATAATCCCTATTAAAATACTAATCTTAcaaaaatactagtactatgTAATTTGCAAATGTATTTTAGCTCAGCCCTATGCATAAGTATAAATAGGAGAAAACAGAGAATTAAACATATGATTTTGATATAATTTAAGTGTAAAACAGAATTgcaaaacatgtaaaaaaaacatagaaatcaaataagagagatagactcgaAATAAAATTTCCAAGAGGTAAGAGCTTttgctaaatttccttcaaaatcttTGTAGGATTGTCTATCCCATACGAATTTCAAAGGATATGATATGATTCAATCAATTCATATAAATTTTTCCTATAGgcttgaaaaattttaaaattttacgtttttcctccaaatcaaagggacacttaggccttgtttacttccaaacaaaaattttcaccttgtcacattggatgtttggacatatgtatggaatattaaatatagacaagaaaaaaactaattacgtagattgcgtgtaaattgcgagacgaatcttttaagcttaattacgtcatgatttgacaatgtaatgctacattaaatatttgctatgatggattaattagacttaataaattcgtctcgtaatttataggcgaaatatgtaatttattttattattagactacgtttaatacttcaaatatatgtccatatatatataatgtgatATGCCAAAATTTTTCGTCTTGCGAACTAAAGAGGGCCTTAGTGTCAACACGAAAAGAAACGTGTTCCAACCTCGACATACCAACCACCCAGAGATCACAAAATTATCGCCCAAAAGCAGCGGAGCACAAAATCGCTGGACGGAATCGTTTTCTTCCTTtttagaaaagagagaaaaccgTTGGTTGCGCTCAACCCCACCACCCCCCTCTGGAAGAAACGAAAATCAAACCAACCATGGCGCGCACTGCCAACACGTCCACACCACTCTGGCCCCCCTGCAGGCTGCCGTACAACACCAACACCCAACACCGCTTGACTACTGCTGCTATGCTATACTACATGCTAGTACCCCAGGTGTTCCCCGGCCCGGGCCGCGCCGTTGACGACGAATCCTGCGTCGCCCGCTCGTTTTCCTGCGTTTTCCCCTCTCGTTTTGCTGCAGATCACGCCATTTTCCCCCCTCCCTCGCGCTGTCGCGCAGTCTCGGACTCTTGGTGCGTTGCGTGTGTGTGCGCGCGAAAGCGATCGCGGCGGTGGTAGTGGTGGCCGCACGCACGAGCAGCGTGACGCGCCGCGAGCGAGGCCGGTGACGCGCGCGGTGCCGCGGTGTGGTGTGCAAGGGGAAAGGGGCCAAGGGGAGGATTGGCCGTGTTCGATTGCTTTCTCGGCCTCGCTGAGCTCGGGCCGGCCTGGTTCCGGCAGCCCGATGCTTGCAGGATACCACcagttccaaaataaatttatttttcactcgTTTTATATCTACCaatacaaaattaaaataaatagaatatCTCTACTTTGTAAAATCCCAATGTAACTGTTTCAGCACTTTATCTACTCCAAATACAATTATTctctatttttataaactccgttacaaaataaacttattatgagATGAATGGAGTATTCCTTGTGGTAAAGAAAAAGGTTaaacgtcttttttttttcttttgttgtaaaACGCGACTTGGAGTTTTGTACTAGTACACCACTGATCTGTTAAGACATTGCAATGTTGGAAGGAAGAAACTCCAAAACATTGATCGATGTCTCAAATGATATAGGGGCTGTTTACTTTggtgtcattttcaaccataccatttttttgggtaaagttgctaaaagaATAGTTACGTTTAGCTTGTTGTcaaatttgataaatacataagaaatcctgctaaaattttagtaaggtttattttggctacaatttgAACACCATATATTTACTACCGTACCATATGCTAAATTTCAATAGAGCATGGCGCACaaacaaaagtgaaaacgaaAAATTAAAAGGTTAGGCGGACCCTTGTTTAGGCGGACGTACATACGACAGGGTATAGAACATCTGACATATACGAATGTGGTGGCAGGGGACAATCCTACTTAAGGAGGGAGATGAGCAATTAGTGTCTCTCAATTATTTCTGTCACTGCGAAAGAAGGACAGCAGATACTGTAGTAAATTCATGGGTCTTGTTTGGAGCCGGTTGATTGGCCCCCGTTTGTCAAGTGCAGTCAGGGAAGGTCTGTTGGTTGTTGCACTGAAAGGATGACACTCGTACTAGTAATCCTTAATTTTCATGGCATCATCCTCCGGTATGAATGCTGAACAGTTAACAGTGATGGATAGtatatcatcaattcatcattagcTGTTGAGACCAAGACCCTGTAAAATCTTTAACTCGAAGTTGCCAAACAACTGTAAATCTTGGCTAACGCAAGTGAAAGTGGGCCTCGCGCTTAGCATGATCTGTATTTAAACTAATTAAGTATACTTAAACATGtcaaataattttgttttagtTAGGAGTCAGTTGGGCCGTCAGAGCCTGCAATGAGATGGGCATGGGCTGCGATGAGATGAGCCTGCAACGCTTTTGCAatatctcactcgaaagattttttttctttatctgtcactcgattttctcactcaaatttacaGTGTATTTTCTTGTACGTTATAgtgtaatttatgaaatttacattgtaacttttgtaagttacagtgtaatttttgaatcttcgtatgtatatttatattggttttgaaatttatattggatttggtctttttcttgaagatatggtaatttagtgtccattatggtgtttcttagtTACTTTTATCTTTTACTGTGTCTATTGGCTTTTAATCCAAAGAATAAAAATCTGTGTGATAtgatcataaaaatctttcgaaagatgcATAGGTACTCCCTGCCTGCAAATCCCTGTGTAAAAAGTTGAGTTTTAGGTGGCCCAATCCCCTTTCTTCCCCGCAATCGATCATCGGCCTTGGCTCGACGACGAGCCGGTGCAGCGGACaacctgccgccgcccgcctcc from Oryza glaberrima chromosome 6, OglaRS2, whole genome shotgun sequence includes these protein-coding regions:
- the LOC127775865 gene encoding RING-H2 finger protein ATL46-like, which gives rise to MMVAGVIRSNQDGGGGGGTVSGAARISPAVVFVLVILAVVLFVSGLLHLLVRFLLRRGRGRDGGGGGDAEAAEGVEESALQRQLQQLFHLHDAGLDQDVIDALPVFMYREVVVGVGGGGGAGGGAKEPFDCAVCLCEFAGDDRLRLLPVCGHAFHIDCIDTWLLSNSTCPLCRAALGADAAALFDAAFDEMADEEDRKQQEDAVFPVRLGKFKNLSRAVGPVHDRDDAAAAAAGVGVGGGIITREEGESSSSSLDARRCFSMGSYQYVLAEASLQVSVHRRHGDGNGRARLRRLAGANPAGNDAAAAADGKKIGAGSKGDSFSVSKIWQWPRQGKGKLPVLASDDSPAVDGRLPWPRRSPGAS